The following are from one region of the Bacteroidales bacterium genome:
- a CDS encoding ImmA/IrrE family metallo-endopeptidase translates to MSKGKYAAQRLMSECGIDNPTEFPIDLIANGRGATLIEKPMNHSEGRIVFGKTKAIITVNSNIAYNGKRRFVIAHELGHFEMHRNLVPIHHDTDETLEYFKNGHQETEANEFASELLMPEHLFKKECVGKKFSPDLLRSLAYRFQTSITSTAYKYFELGNHSICLFYSHANKVKYWKRPEEYPHFINDRTKLPPPDDSVAAEFFNEQTIYPKEQSKQKIWKSTWFELKNWENDNDFKFYEYCIVTPAYNTVLSIVWEE, encoded by the coding sequence ATGTCAAAAGGAAAGTATGCAGCACAAAGATTGATGTCAGAATGTGGTATTGATAATCCCACCGAATTCCCAATAGACCTTATCGCAAATGGCAGAGGTGCCACCCTGATTGAAAAGCCAATGAATCATTCTGAGGGTCGAATCGTCTTTGGTAAAACAAAGGCAATTATAACGGTGAATTCCAACATTGCTTATAATGGTAAGAGACGTTTTGTCATCGCCCATGAGCTTGGACATTTCGAAATGCACCGAAACCTAGTCCCAATTCACCATGACACTGATGAGACATTAGAATACTTCAAAAATGGTCACCAGGAAACGGAGGCTAACGAATTTGCCTCTGAGCTACTAATGCCCGAGCATCTCTTCAAAAAGGAATGTGTGGGTAAAAAGTTTAGTCCTGATTTGCTGAGGTCATTGGCCTATAGGTTTCAAACAAGTATTACATCTACTGCTTACAAGTATTTCGAGCTTGGGAATCATTCTATTTGCTTATTTTATTCTCATGCTAATAAGGTAAAATATTGGAAACGGCCTGAGGAATATCCTCATTTCATAAACGATCGCACCAAATTACCACCACCAGACGATTCAGTGGCCGCCGAGTTCTTTAATGAACAAACAATTTACCCAAAGGAGCAAAGCAAACAGAAAATTTGGAAGTCAACTTGGTTTGAATTGAAAAACTGGGAGAATGATAATGATTTCAAGTTTTACGAATATTGCATAGTGACTCCCGCATATAATACAGTCCTGAGTATTGTGTGGGAAGAGTAA
- a CDS encoding nucleotidyltransferase, whose translation MSLGRNKHLGRVLESHKMKHLDDMMEKYKKKREEIKDALEEKFFNQKVTRAINSGSYAKHTAINTKFDIDICQPFKYRSFNTLKEMADAVFDYFNNEYEDEDLVKYKMRKQRVSTGLSFMIDGEEIQMDVVPGKELAEDDYIDTNRLKLHVRAKGENPATATQTNIQKHVDLIKGKGDERCIIRLLKVWKVNKNKDRIKSFFLELITLRSFEKTPEIPDELWGKLKMTMEFIRDNVKTIRLEDPANTNNIISDAMTDTEKENLANDMDIMLKRIEEDEENLKIYFPVNDKFDSEKDEDKKKIAALEVARSGVISKPWCQL comes from the coding sequence ATGAGTTTAGGAAGAAACAAACATTTAGGCCGAGTTCTGGAAAGCCATAAAATGAAACATTTAGATGATATGATGGAAAAGTACAAAAAGAAGCGCGAGGAGATAAAGGATGCGCTGGAAGAAAAATTTTTCAATCAAAAGGTTACCAGGGCTATTAATTCCGGGTCGTATGCCAAGCATACTGCTATCAACACGAAGTTCGACATAGATATTTGCCAGCCTTTTAAATACAGGAGCTTCAATACGCTTAAAGAAATGGCTGATGCTGTTTTCGATTACTTCAACAATGAGTATGAAGACGAAGATCTAGTAAAGTACAAAATGCGTAAACAACGTGTCTCCACAGGGTTGTCTTTCATGATTGATGGGGAAGAGATCCAAATGGACGTAGTTCCAGGAAAAGAATTAGCGGAAGATGATTATATTGATACTAATAGATTAAAGTTGCATGTTCGGGCTAAAGGTGAAAACCCAGCAACTGCCACACAAACGAATATCCAGAAACACGTTGACCTTATTAAGGGTAAGGGAGATGAACGGTGCATCATCCGGCTTCTAAAGGTATGGAAGGTGAATAAGAACAAGGATAGAATAAAGTCCTTCTTTTTGGAACTGATCACTCTGCGATCCTTTGAGAAGACACCTGAAATCCCTGACGAATTGTGGGGTAAACTAAAAATGACTATGGAGTTTATTCGGGATAATGTGAAAACTATCCGACTGGAAGATCCGGCTAACACCAACAATATCATATCGGATGCCATGACCGATACGGAAAAGGAAAACCTGGCCAATGATATGGATATTATGCTGAAAAGGATAGAAGAAGATGAAGAAAACTTGAAAATTTATTTTCCAGTGAACGATAAGTTTGATTCTGAGAAGGATGAAGACAAGAAAAAAATTGCGGCACTCGAAGTTGCAAGGTCAGGCGTAATCTCTAAACCTTGGTGTCAATTATAG
- a CDS encoding SEC-C domain-containing protein, which produces MHPEIGEYDKYSVSIDFPNGYPKQFPRATEKSKKIPRITDRHVNKDNTLCLAVEPEEKLICRNGITLKYFLDKVLVPHLSRETYRSLSGKYEDGEYSHGIVGLWEFFGDKLKTTDKKLIVNEFKIMLQSKRWPERNTPCLCGSKVKFKKCHLKKWKELAVLGDDYMRNILAMLKSNLTS; this is translated from the coding sequence ATGCATCCTGAGATAGGGGAATACGATAAGTATTCTGTATCAATCGACTTTCCAAACGGATATCCTAAACAGTTTCCTAGGGCTACTGAGAAAAGTAAGAAAATTCCTAGGATAACCGATCGACATGTAAACAAGGACAATACTTTATGTCTTGCCGTTGAACCGGAGGAGAAGCTGATATGCAGGAACGGAATTACACTTAAATACTTTTTGGATAAAGTCCTTGTTCCACATTTGAGCAGAGAGACCTACCGAAGTTTAAGCGGAAAATATGAGGATGGCGAGTATAGTCATGGGATAGTAGGTTTGTGGGAATTTTTCGGAGACAAGTTGAAAACCACTGATAAGAAATTGATTGTGAATGAGTTTAAAATAATGCTTCAAAGTAAACGATGGCCAGAAAGGAATACACCATGTTTATGCGGAAGTAAGGTGAAATTCAAGAAGTGTCATCTGAAGAAATGGAAAGAACTGGCTGTTTTAGGAGATGATTATATGAGAAACATATTGGCAATGTTGAAAAGCAATTTAACATCATGA
- a CDS encoding DEAD/DEAH box helicase family protein, with the protein MSKLKLKFESDQQHQVRAIESAIKLFRDYPERDTEFQMAGETVSNLDKYEELDETWLYDNLIEVQRENNLVENMFLNYDDGLQITGTESWRYPYYTCEMETGTGKTYVYLRTIHELKKNYGWRKFIIIVPSVAIFEGVVKSFKITKEHFATLYDNETIHLTEYSGQHISKLRGFSISSAIEVMVMTLDSFNKITNVIYKPTEKLQGEKFPYQYIQEARPILILDEAQNYNSDKAREALRTLNPLFALKYSATPKEKGRTAEENRELMNRFYNLTPVDAFQQNLVKKIEVLGVIQQQSLLDDQLSINFVDESSPGYGPAVEAMLNIIKNGVASQERIKLKKGDNLFEKTNNPRYSGLVIDVIDKKDGVVIFTNGQEYSVAEGSDITLSKEEIFRIQIEETIKSHMKKQKQLINKETKVLSLFFIDKVANYIEDDGVIKRLFDAAFEKEKKSYPFFMGWKPEDVREGYFAKKKTKGKADEYVDTKVENKTHAEKELEKEAYNLIMKDKEKLLSFDEKKCFIFAHSALKEGWDNPNVFQICTLNTTISDSRKRQEIGRGLRLAVNQEGERVTDEGVNILTVIANESYEEYCEQLQNNYRESGDAAPPAPSNAKKSFARRNDRVFHSEDFKRFWKKLCQKTEYSININEDELIKECVAKMIPAKFPEPRIVVVKGKFVMTNFKLTLKSVRNGFASLEIVRSDTDGNNDTFRRKFQIGDDLAKIAKDERLKGFRIVEIKEDGKFSEIAFADRGVLRIDEAVEFTSEKGQKGDPQHHSEAQTIYPIFNFVERATQATHLTRRSILQIFKSLPEEIKTRIFKNPEGFSAVFIENIKSVLADHIAAKIEYSLSEDLMDISADELFPLERKFPQKELIEGADWSLYDQVQYDSEIEARFVKYKLNEDNNIVCYFKFPNQFKISIPKIIGNYNPDWGIIRWDDNKKLKLELVRETKGSVNPNLLQYPNEKRKIDCATKHFALTEVDYLQIKGDEPKWYKPQRQYNKVDNQLDWNEM; encoded by the coding sequence ATGAGCAAGCTTAAGTTAAAATTTGAGAGTGACCAACAACACCAGGTAAGGGCAATCGAAAGCGCGATAAAGCTTTTCAGAGATTATCCTGAAAGAGATACTGAATTTCAAATGGCTGGTGAAACTGTTTCCAACCTTGATAAATATGAAGAGCTTGACGAAACATGGCTATACGACAACCTGATTGAGGTTCAGCGGGAGAATAATCTGGTTGAAAATATGTTCCTGAATTATGATGATGGCCTACAAATAACTGGAACAGAATCCTGGCGTTATCCTTATTATACTTGCGAAATGGAGACCGGCACAGGAAAAACTTATGTATACCTGCGAACCATACATGAACTGAAAAAAAATTATGGCTGGAGAAAATTTATCATCATTGTGCCAAGTGTGGCGATTTTTGAAGGAGTAGTAAAATCTTTCAAAATAACGAAGGAGCATTTTGCCACACTCTATGATAACGAAACCATTCACCTTACCGAATATTCAGGTCAGCATATTAGCAAACTGAGAGGCTTCTCTATATCTTCTGCCATTGAAGTGATGGTGATGACACTGGATTCGTTCAACAAAATAACCAATGTAATCTATAAACCCACAGAAAAACTGCAGGGAGAGAAGTTCCCATATCAGTACATACAGGAAGCCAGGCCAATCCTGATTCTGGATGAGGCTCAAAACTACAATAGCGATAAAGCCCGGGAGGCACTTCGCACCCTTAATCCCTTGTTTGCATTAAAATATTCTGCAACCCCAAAGGAGAAGGGCAGAACTGCTGAGGAAAACCGCGAACTGATGAATCGCTTCTACAACCTAACCCCAGTTGATGCATTTCAGCAAAATCTTGTAAAAAAGATTGAGGTGTTGGGGGTTATCCAACAACAAAGCCTATTAGATGATCAGTTATCAATAAATTTCGTTGATGAATCCTCTCCCGGATATGGGCCTGCGGTTGAAGCGATGCTCAATATTATTAAAAATGGAGTCGCATCTCAGGAACGAATTAAATTAAAGAAAGGGGACAATCTTTTTGAAAAAACGAATAATCCCAGATATTCTGGATTAGTAATAGATGTCATTGATAAAAAGGATGGCGTTGTAATATTCACCAACGGCCAGGAATACAGTGTAGCTGAAGGATCAGATATTACATTGTCAAAAGAAGAAATCTTTAGGATTCAAATTGAAGAGACCATCAAATCTCACATGAAAAAGCAAAAACAGCTGATAAATAAGGAGACGAAAGTACTCTCACTCTTTTTCATTGACAAAGTTGCTAACTACATAGAAGATGATGGAGTAATTAAAAGACTCTTTGATGCCGCATTTGAAAAGGAAAAGAAAAGCTACCCTTTCTTCATGGGTTGGAAGCCGGAAGATGTACGGGAAGGATATTTTGCTAAAAAGAAAACAAAGGGTAAGGCAGATGAATATGTGGACACAAAGGTTGAAAATAAAACACACGCTGAAAAGGAGTTGGAGAAAGAAGCATACAATTTGATAATGAAAGACAAAGAGAAGCTATTGAGCTTCGATGAGAAGAAGTGTTTCATTTTTGCGCACTCTGCTTTAAAGGAAGGTTGGGACAACCCGAACGTCTTCCAAATTTGCACATTGAATACTACAATTAGCGACAGTCGTAAACGCCAGGAAATTGGTCGCGGGCTAAGACTGGCCGTAAACCAGGAAGGAGAAAGAGTAACCGATGAAGGCGTAAACATTCTTACAGTAATAGCAAATGAAAGCTATGAGGAATATTGCGAACAACTTCAAAATAATTATCGCGAAAGCGGCGATGCAGCGCCACCAGCTCCTTCAAATGCCAAAAAAAGCTTTGCAAGGAGGAATGATAGAGTTTTCCACAGTGAAGATTTTAAGAGATTCTGGAAGAAGCTTTGTCAAAAAACGGAGTATTCAATAAATATAAATGAAGATGAGCTTATAAAGGAATGTGTAGCAAAAATGATTCCTGCAAAATTTCCTGAACCCAGAATTGTTGTGGTAAAAGGGAAATTTGTAATGACAAACTTTAAGCTTACACTCAAATCAGTAAGAAATGGATTTGCAAGCCTGGAAATTGTACGGTCTGATACAGATGGGAATAATGATACATTCAGAAGGAAATTTCAAATAGGAGATGATCTGGCCAAAATTGCAAAAGATGAGCGACTAAAGGGGTTCAGGATAGTTGAAATAAAAGAAGATGGAAAGTTCTCAGAAATAGCTTTTGCGGACAGAGGCGTATTGAGAATTGATGAAGCCGTGGAATTTACGAGTGAAAAGGGACAAAAAGGTGATCCACAGCATCACAGCGAAGCCCAAACGATTTATCCAATATTTAACTTTGTTGAAAGGGCCACGCAGGCGACACATCTTACCCGAAGAAGTATTTTGCAGATTTTCAAAAGCTTGCCGGAAGAGATCAAAACCCGTATCTTTAAAAATCCGGAAGGGTTCTCTGCTGTATTTATTGAGAATATCAAATCCGTGCTTGCAGATCATATTGCTGCAAAAATTGAGTACAGCCTTTCGGAAGACCTGATGGACATTTCTGCAGATGAATTATTTCCACTAGAAAGAAAATTTCCACAAAAGGAATTGATAGAAGGTGCCGATTGGTCATTATATGATCAGGTACAGTATGATTCTGAGATAGAAGCAAGGTTTGTAAAATATAAATTGAATGAAGACAATAACATCGTTTGTTATTTCAAGTTCCCTAATCAGTTCAAAATCTCCATACCCAAAATTATTGGCAACTATAATCCTGACTGGGGTATCATACGGTGGGATGATAATAAAAAACTCAAACTCGAATTAGTGCGCGAAACGAAAGGCAGTGTAAATCCCAACTTGTTGCAATACCCCAATGAAAAGAGGAAGATAGACTGTGCAACCAAGCATTTTGCGTTAACGGAGGTTGACTATCTGCAAATAAAAGGAGATGAACCCAAGTGGTATAAACCACAGAGACAATACAATAAAGTTGACAATCAATTAGATTGGAATGAAATGTAA
- a CDS encoding site-specific DNA-methyltransferase yields MAHEKLRPQYFFDEEKIKQLRQIAPECFEDGKINFETLRQNLGDLVQDEFDSSMEHFGLFWPGKKEARRAAALPPEGTLEPVYGEGLKADGTPDTDGENDSRNIFIEGENLEVLKILQKSYANKIKMIYIDPPYNTGKDFVYDDDFTEPLQEYLRRTGQVDEEGKPLTTNKRSDGRFHSKWLSMMYPRLRLARNLLREDGVIFVSIDDNEVHNLRAIMNEIFGEENFIGIMKRRAARKSANLSITMSDLCDYVMVFCKEELKFPLSNSNASDTTRPVFNAGNSISERTIKSNTECRCSDGFYEKGQYSVRTINFELVDDLEIKNGSTINKVRIKGPWRINQNVLEKTVYFTSNFGLRRYLLPEEFEKPKAINDLVDNPAFYNENGSEQLAEILKETNVFQNPKPVDLIKYLIEVVECENSNEDFVVLDFFAGSGTTGHAMNTHELNGKSGKYILVQLPEIIDKNNNEQKAAYNFCDKNKLRPFLSEITKERLRRLNPSSGYKVFKLTHSSFKKWKDLNVSNLENLEQQLDIFNNSPLSDNWGKNKLLTETTLVEGFPLDSSFKKFTIGKNEFYHVQSDDLVQELLICLDEKIEETLIEQLDMGSHATFICLDSAIRNKDKLRMSDKGLIKTI; encoded by the coding sequence ATGGCACACGAAAAACTCAGACCACAGTACTTTTTTGATGAAGAAAAGATAAAACAGCTCAGACAGATAGCCCCTGAATGTTTTGAAGATGGTAAAATAAATTTTGAAACCCTGCGCCAGAACCTGGGTGACTTGGTGCAGGATGAATTTGACAGCAGCATGGAGCATTTTGGGCTTTTCTGGCCAGGCAAAAAAGAAGCCCGCCGAGCTGCAGCTCTTCCCCCAGAAGGAACCCTTGAACCAGTTTATGGCGAAGGACTGAAAGCTGATGGAACACCCGATACTGATGGCGAAAATGATAGCCGGAATATCTTTATTGAGGGCGAAAACCTTGAAGTGTTAAAGATTTTGCAGAAGAGCTATGCCAATAAAATAAAAATGATCTACATTGACCCGCCCTATAACACAGGCAAAGACTTTGTGTATGACGATGATTTTACAGAACCCCTGCAGGAATATCTAAGACGCACTGGTCAGGTTGATGAGGAAGGGAAGCCCCTTACCACCAATAAACGCTCCGATGGTCGTTTTCATTCTAAGTGGCTCAGCATGATGTACCCAAGGCTCAGGCTGGCTCGGAATCTGTTACGTGAAGATGGGGTGATTTTTGTTAGTATCGACGACAACGAGGTGCACAACCTAAGAGCAATAATGAATGAGATTTTTGGAGAGGAAAATTTCATTGGCATTATGAAGAGGAGAGCAGCAAGAAAATCAGCAAATTTAAGCATAACTATGTCAGACTTATGTGATTATGTTATGGTCTTTTGCAAAGAAGAATTAAAGTTCCCTTTGTCTAACTCAAATGCTTCTGACACCACAAGACCAGTTTTTAATGCAGGTAATTCGATTTCTGAGAGAACTATAAAATCTAACACAGAATGCAGGTGTAGTGATGGCTTTTATGAAAAAGGTCAATACTCAGTGCGGACTATCAATTTTGAGCTGGTTGATGATTTAGAGATCAAAAATGGTTCTACAATTAATAAAGTTAGAATTAAAGGTCCTTGGAGAATAAATCAAAATGTATTAGAAAAAACAGTATACTTTACAAGTAACTTTGGATTAAGAAGATATTTATTGCCAGAGGAATTTGAAAAACCCAAGGCAATTAATGACCTTGTTGATAACCCAGCTTTTTATAATGAGAACGGTTCAGAACAGCTAGCTGAAATATTGAAAGAAACGAATGTTTTTCAGAATCCTAAACCTGTTGATTTAATCAAATACTTAATTGAAGTTGTTGAATGCGAAAATTCAAATGAAGACTTTGTGGTGTTAGATTTTTTTGCAGGCTCAGGAACTACTGGCCACGCAATGAATACACATGAACTTAATGGTAAAAGCGGGAAATATATATTAGTACAATTACCCGAAATAATTGACAAAAATAATAATGAGCAGAAAGCTGCATATAACTTTTGCGATAAAAATAAATTAAGACCTTTTCTTTCAGAAATTACCAAGGAGAGACTTCGTAGACTTAACCCCAGTAGCGGCTACAAAGTTTTTAAGCTTACTCATTCGTCTTTTAAAAAATGGAAAGACTTAAATGTGAGCAATTTAGAAAACTTAGAGCAACAGCTCGATATATTTAACAATAGCCCACTTAGTGATAACTGGGGTAAGAATAAACTTCTTACAGAAACCACGCTAGTGGAGGGATTTCCATTGGATAGTTCCTTCAAAAAGTTCACAATTGGTAAGAACGAATTTTACCATGTGCAATCTGATGATTTGGTGCAGGAGCTGCTGATTTGTTTAGATGAGAAGATTGAAGAAACGCTAATTGAGCAACTGGATATGGGCAGCCATGCTACGTTTATTTGCCTGGATAGCGCAATAAGGAACAAAGATAAACTGCGAATGAGTGATAAAGGATTAATCAAAACTATCTGA
- a CDS encoding PD-(D/E)XK nuclease family protein encodes MMQEYEIIERIKEYFEENYELLRLEGGHSITEETKQTALTQVLYYFTKMRDVATRVTDTEVKLTLPDQSTPGGRKFTIEGIVDIVRDDNETWMYDIKTHDLEYIISNKDLYEKQLNVYAYIWQKLRGQQLDKTAVISTAFPEGLKQAHLINDTFRIQYELAKWNPLVELDFDQKKLDEVIEDFAQTVDCIEEKKFRPASVEKLQEKMEGTNTLFATRVCRNCDARFSCASYREYAVGKGKGERGNFRRYFDDFGSDTDKEEWVNANLQGRNPDQINPNEIR; translated from the coding sequence ATGATGCAGGAATATGAGATTATAGAAAGGATAAAGGAATACTTCGAGGAAAATTATGAATTACTAAGACTCGAAGGAGGCCATTCAATAACAGAAGAAACAAAACAGACAGCACTTACACAGGTTTTGTATTATTTCACAAAAATGCGTGATGTGGCCACAAGAGTTACCGATACGGAAGTTAAGCTTACATTGCCAGATCAATCAACCCCAGGTGGACGGAAATTCACCATTGAAGGAATTGTTGATATTGTGCGCGATGACAATGAGACATGGATGTACGATATCAAAACCCATGATTTGGAATACATTATATCAAACAAAGACCTTTACGAGAAACAGCTGAATGTATACGCATATATCTGGCAAAAACTGAGAGGGCAACAACTGGATAAAACTGCAGTGATCTCTACTGCATTTCCCGAAGGGCTGAAGCAAGCACACCTGATAAATGACACCTTCCGCATTCAATATGAACTGGCAAAGTGGAATCCGCTTGTAGAACTGGACTTTGACCAAAAAAAACTAGATGAAGTGATCGAAGATTTTGCCCAAACTGTTGATTGCATTGAAGAAAAGAAATTCAGGCCCGCATCTGTTGAAAAACTGCAGGAAAAGATGGAAGGTACCAATACCCTTTTTGCCACGAGGGTATGCAGAAACTGCGATGCAAGGTTCTCCTGCGCTTCCTACAGGGAGTATGCAGTAGGAAAAGGGAAAGGGGAAAGAGGCAATTTCCGCAGGTACTTTGATGATTTTGGCTCAGATACCGATAAGGAAGAATGGGTAAATGCCAATCTCCAGGGAAGAAACCCTGACCAGATCAACCCCAATGAAATACGATAA
- a CDS encoding ATP-dependent helicase — MLSKNIEHFWQIKGFKPNKKQQQAILNVDGPLFLTAGPGSGKTRVILWRTLNLIVFHKVDPKKIFLATFTEKAAHQLKEGLRGLLGMVTNETGQPYDISGMAIGTVHSICQEILIDRERRFANDGERSRAPVLLDALSQYFKIYRRRYWREMLEAGGYFKTDDIEKDEEVAQREINQYFIGTDIYSRHAAATNLIAVFNRFSEENLDPEKVVTDDEVLQRILKMYAFYNESHQRNPHHTVDFSLLQQRAFQKISAFEGSKDVFEQIIVDEYQDTNAIQEQIYFSLASKSKNICVVGDDDQALYRFRGATVENLVDFEDRCQKYLGVRPARIDLDTNYRSKKRIVEFYTQFINQTNWGKSNGKGYYRVADKKISAFSTDSLPSVFTTEKNEKTQVCDEVAEFVFNLKQQGKIEDYSQVAFLFPSLAFNGVKNTTVEEFENALNRREIQVYAPRAGRFLDVPEALDVFGLIFHILGRSSHQGYGSKGLNEFRNWQIRAMDAAEEIILEDSLLGAYIIDRRTEVETIQSDYRALMRVVERKKWKLDNAFQLEMLRDLLSATSLSSKAKQVLQKRAFTEIIKKRLQAKESFSLKYVINRVTSVDWSVLDLFYQLNGFKHFQEMYENAERGVDEGPICNLGLITQYLARFMEEFTPVITASFIEDNRFVNSFVGSYLYAIYRLGESEFEDADDPFPKGRVPFLTIHQSKGLEFPYVVVGNLNKIDRPADKKEVIIRDLLKKEGEPLDCISNFDNMRVFYVALSRAQQMTILPQWKGQHRTRAFKNMFETNTYPALGALDYTILPKVNIEEEDIGKSYSYTADYLNYQQCPRKYMIFKKYGFVPSRSQTMFFGSLVHQTIEDLHHLLIAERKKKGGIA; from the coding sequence ATGCTGTCAAAAAACATAGAACACTTCTGGCAAATTAAAGGGTTCAAGCCTAATAAAAAGCAACAACAAGCAATCTTAAACGTAGATGGACCATTGTTTCTTACTGCCGGGCCTGGATCTGGAAAAACACGCGTAATTTTATGGAGAACGCTTAATCTCATTGTTTTCCATAAGGTCGATCCAAAGAAGATTTTTCTTGCAACATTTACAGAGAAAGCCGCGCACCAGCTTAAGGAAGGCTTAAGGGGTTTACTTGGTATGGTAACAAACGAAACCGGACAACCTTATGATATTTCAGGGATGGCAATTGGTACTGTTCACTCAATTTGCCAGGAGATTCTGATTGACAGAGAAAGAAGGTTTGCAAATGATGGAGAAAGAAGCAGGGCCCCTGTATTGTTGGATGCTCTTTCACAGTATTTTAAAATATATCGTAGAAGATATTGGAGGGAGATGTTAGAAGCAGGGGGGTACTTTAAGACTGATGACATAGAAAAAGATGAAGAAGTTGCCCAAAGGGAAATAAACCAATATTTTATTGGCACAGATATTTATTCGAGACATGCTGCAGCAACAAACCTTATTGCTGTTTTTAACCGCTTCTCAGAAGAAAATCTTGATCCGGAAAAAGTGGTTACAGACGATGAAGTTTTACAGCGAATTTTGAAGATGTATGCTTTTTATAATGAAAGCCATCAGAGAAATCCCCATCATACTGTAGATTTCTCTCTTTTACAACAGCGTGCCTTTCAAAAGATAAGTGCATTTGAAGGGTCGAAAGATGTTTTCGAGCAAATTATTGTTGATGAATACCAGGATACAAACGCTATACAGGAGCAAATCTATTTTTCTCTTGCCAGTAAATCAAAGAATATTTGTGTGGTTGGTGACGACGATCAGGCATTGTATCGTTTCCGCGGAGCTACAGTGGAAAATCTTGTAGACTTTGAGGATAGATGTCAGAAGTATCTGGGAGTGCGCCCTGCAAGAATAGACCTTGATACCAACTATCGCAGCAAAAAAAGAATTGTTGAATTTTACACCCAATTTATTAATCAGACAAATTGGGGAAAATCAAATGGCAAGGGTTATTATCGGGTTGCAGACAAAAAAATTTCAGCGTTTAGCACCGATAGTTTGCCATCGGTATTTACCACAGAAAAAAATGAAAAAACCCAGGTTTGTGATGAAGTTGCTGAATTTGTGTTCAATCTTAAGCAGCAAGGAAAAATAGAAGATTACAGCCAGGTTGCTTTCTTATTTCCTTCATTGGCATTCAATGGTGTCAAGAATACTACAGTAGAAGAGTTTGAAAATGCCCTTAACAGAAGAGAAATTCAAGTCTATGCCCCCAGGGCTGGGCGATTCCTTGATGTTCCTGAAGCATTGGATGTTTTTGGTCTGATTTTTCACATTCTTGGTAGATCAAGCCATCAGGGTTACGGCAGTAAAGGGCTCAATGAATTCCGCAACTGGCAGATAAGAGCAATGGACGCTGCCGAAGAAATCATTTTAGAAGATTCATTACTGGGAGCATATATCATCGACAGGAGAACGGAGGTGGAAACGATACAGTCCGATTACAGGGCCCTGATGAGAGTGGTTGAGCGAAAAAAGTGGAAGCTTGACAATGCCTTTCAACTTGAGATGCTCAGGGATCTTCTTAGCGCCACCAGTTTATCATCCAAAGCAAAGCAGGTGCTTCAGAAAAGGGCTTTCACAGAAATCATTAAAAAACGGTTGCAAGCAAAAGAGTCCTTTTCGCTAAAATATGTAATCAACCGTGTTACTTCTGTTGACTGGAGCGTTCTTGACCTTTTCTATCAGTTGAATGGGTTTAAGCACTTTCAGGAAATGTATGAGAACGCTGAGAGAGGAGTTGATGAGGGACCCATCTGTAATCTTGGGCTCATCACCCAATACCTTGCACGGTTTATGGAGGAGTTTACGCCGGTTATTACTGCGTCTTTCATTGAAGATAATCGCTTTGTAAATTCCTTTGTTGGGTCCTACCTTTATGCGATTTACCGCTTAGGTGAATCTGAATTTGAGGATGCCGACGACCCATTCCCAAAAGGGCGGGTACCTTTTCTTACCATCCATCAAAGTAAAGGACTTGAATTCCCTTATGTTGTGGTGGGCAATCTGAATAAAATAGACCGGCCTGCTGATAAAAAAGAAGTAATAATCAGAGATTTGTTAAAAAAGGAGGGTGAGCCACTGGATTGTATTTCCAATTTTGATAATATGAGAGTGTTCTACGTTGCACTCTCACGAGCCCAGCAAATGACAATCCTTCCCCAATGGAAAGGTCAGCATCGAACCAGGGCATTTAAAAATATGTTTGAAACAAACACCTACCCTGCTCTAGGTGCATTGGATTATACTATACTTCCTAAGGTTAACATAGAAGAAGAAGACATTGGTAAAAGTTACTCCTATACTGCCGATTATTTGAATTACCAGCAATGTCCCAGGAAGTATATGATTTTTAAGAAATATGGGTTTGTCCCTTCACGCTCACAAACCATGTTTTTCGGGAGCCTGGTACATCAAACCATTGAAGATTTACATCACCTACTTATTGCCGAACGTAAAAAGAAGGGGGGTATAGCATGA